A genomic window from Salmo salar chromosome ssa23, Ssal_v3.1, whole genome shotgun sequence includes:
- the LOC106584394 gene encoding fibronectin type III and SPRY domain-containing protein 1 isoform X2 gives MGDQKESLRKITTTLALKNDEITNFICCLKQSLENLEGNSSRVQEDLETEFSSLHSVLDELKDSMVTRIKQERASRTYELQSQLSACSKALESSEELLEVANQTLCSSEADDFTQAAKDIKDSVTMAPAFRLSLKAKASDSMSHMMVDFTQEREMLQAIKFLPVPATPEILVSECQVCDNTVTVQWALPEPDTKIDHYDLEHRRTNYEGPPRAREDYPWMVVEGIRETEYTLTGLRFDTRYMTFRVKACNKAVAGEFSELVTLETHAFLFKLDAGSSHQNLKVEDLSVEWDSCGGKVVQDIRKDKNRTNQSPMHSPARTAMNSPKRVPSARVGRDRFTAESYTVLGDTFIDAGQQYWEVRFDKESKAFAVGLALRNLGRFDQLGKSNASWCIHLNNWLHQSLTAKHNNKARTLDCPIPDRIGVYCNYEEGALSFYNARTKTLMHTFRTKFTQPVIPAFSVWNGSFSVQTGLQVPSVVQSGQRKNSGTSSSNASLT, from the exons GAATCACTGCGTAAGATCACCACTACCCTGGCCCTGAAGAATGATGAGATCACAAACTTCATCTGCTGTCTGAAACAGAGCCTGGAGAACCTGGAG GGGAACTCCAGCCGTGTCCAGGAGGACCTGGAGACAGAGTTCAGCTCCCTCCACTCAGTACTGGATGAGCTGAAAGACAGCATGGTCACCAGAATCAAACAGGAGAGGGCCAGCCGCACCTATGAGCTACAG agtCAGCTGAGTGCGTGCTCCAAAGCCCTGGAGAGCTCTGAGGAGCTTTTGGAGGTAGCCAATCAGACTCTCTGCTCCTCGGAAGCAGACGACTTCACTCAG GCGGCCAAAGACATTAAGGATAG TGTGACAATGGCCCCTGCCTTCCGTTTGTCGCTGAAAGCCAAAGCCAGTGACAGCATGAGTCACATGATGGTGGACTTCACCCAAGAGCGGGAGATGCTGCAGGCAATCAAGTTCCTCCCAG TACCTGCCACCCCAGAGATTCTGgtgtcagagtgccaggtctgTGACAACACGGTGACAGTACAGTGGGCTCTGCCGGAGCCTGACACCAAGATAGATCACTATGACCTGGAGCATCGCCGCACCAACTACGAGGGGCCGCCCCGCGCCCGGGAGGACTACCCCTGGATGGTGGTGGAGGGCATTCGAGAGACAGAGTACACCCTTACAG GGCTTCGCTTCGACACACGTTACATGACCTTCCGTGTGAAGGCGTGTAACAAGGCTGTGGCAGGAGAGTTCTCTGAGCTTGTAACACTGGAGACACATG CGTTCCTGTTCAAGCTGGATGCAGGCTCGTCCCATCAGAACCTGAAGGTGGAGGACCTCAGTGTGGAGTGGGACAGCTGTGGGGGGAAGGTCGTCCAGGACATCCGCAAGGACAAGAACAGAACCAACCAATCTCCCATGCACTCCCCAGCCAG gACGGCCATGAATTCACCGAAGAGAGTGCCGTCTGCTCGGGTCGGCAGAGACCGATTCACAGCTGAGTCCTACACTGTACTGGGAGACACCTTTATCGACGCAGGCCAGCAGTACTGGGAGGTGCGTTTCGATAAGGAGAGCAAGGCGTTCGCTGTGGGCTTGGCCCTGCGGAACCTGGGCCGCtttgaccagctggggaagagcAACGCCTCGTGGTGCATCCACCTGAACAACTGGCTGCACCAGAGCCTCACAGCCAAGCACAACAACAAGGCCCGCACCCTGGACTGTCCCATCCCGGACCGCATAGGGGTCTACTGCAACTACGAGGAGG GTGCACTGTCCTTCTACAACGCCAGAACCAAGACGCTGATGCACACCTTTAGAACCAAGTTCACTCAGCCTGTCATACCAGCCTTCTCG GTGTGGAATGGGAGTTTCTCGGTGCAGACGGGTCTGCAGGTGCCCAGTGTGGTGCAGAGTGGCCAGAGGAAGAACAGTGGTACCAGCAGCTCCAACGCCAGCCTCACCTAG
- the LOC106584394 gene encoding fibronectin type III and SPRY domain-containing protein 1 isoform X1, producing the protein MSSKMEGSREEESLRKITTTLALKNDEITNFICCLKQSLENLEGNSSRVQEDLETEFSSLHSVLDELKDSMVTRIKQERASRTYELQSQLSACSKALESSEELLEVANQTLCSSEADDFTQAAKDIKDSVTMAPAFRLSLKAKASDSMSHMMVDFTQEREMLQAIKFLPVPATPEILVSECQVCDNTVTVQWALPEPDTKIDHYDLEHRRTNYEGPPRAREDYPWMVVEGIRETEYTLTGLRFDTRYMTFRVKACNKAVAGEFSELVTLETHAFLFKLDAGSSHQNLKVEDLSVEWDSCGGKVVQDIRKDKNRTNQSPMHSPARTAMNSPKRVPSARVGRDRFTAESYTVLGDTFIDAGQQYWEVRFDKESKAFAVGLALRNLGRFDQLGKSNASWCIHLNNWLHQSLTAKHNNKARTLDCPIPDRIGVYCNYEEGALSFYNARTKTLMHTFRTKFTQPVIPAFSVWNGSFSVQTGLQVPSVVQSGQRKNSGTSSSNASLT; encoded by the exons GAATCACTGCGTAAGATCACCACTACCCTGGCCCTGAAGAATGATGAGATCACAAACTTCATCTGCTGTCTGAAACAGAGCCTGGAGAACCTGGAG GGGAACTCCAGCCGTGTCCAGGAGGACCTGGAGACAGAGTTCAGCTCCCTCCACTCAGTACTGGATGAGCTGAAAGACAGCATGGTCACCAGAATCAAACAGGAGAGGGCCAGCCGCACCTATGAGCTACAG agtCAGCTGAGTGCGTGCTCCAAAGCCCTGGAGAGCTCTGAGGAGCTTTTGGAGGTAGCCAATCAGACTCTCTGCTCCTCGGAAGCAGACGACTTCACTCAG GCGGCCAAAGACATTAAGGATAG TGTGACAATGGCCCCTGCCTTCCGTTTGTCGCTGAAAGCCAAAGCCAGTGACAGCATGAGTCACATGATGGTGGACTTCACCCAAGAGCGGGAGATGCTGCAGGCAATCAAGTTCCTCCCAG TACCTGCCACCCCAGAGATTCTGgtgtcagagtgccaggtctgTGACAACACGGTGACAGTACAGTGGGCTCTGCCGGAGCCTGACACCAAGATAGATCACTATGACCTGGAGCATCGCCGCACCAACTACGAGGGGCCGCCCCGCGCCCGGGAGGACTACCCCTGGATGGTGGTGGAGGGCATTCGAGAGACAGAGTACACCCTTACAG GGCTTCGCTTCGACACACGTTACATGACCTTCCGTGTGAAGGCGTGTAACAAGGCTGTGGCAGGAGAGTTCTCTGAGCTTGTAACACTGGAGACACATG CGTTCCTGTTCAAGCTGGATGCAGGCTCGTCCCATCAGAACCTGAAGGTGGAGGACCTCAGTGTGGAGTGGGACAGCTGTGGGGGGAAGGTCGTCCAGGACATCCGCAAGGACAAGAACAGAACCAACCAATCTCCCATGCACTCCCCAGCCAG gACGGCCATGAATTCACCGAAGAGAGTGCCGTCTGCTCGGGTCGGCAGAGACCGATTCACAGCTGAGTCCTACACTGTACTGGGAGACACCTTTATCGACGCAGGCCAGCAGTACTGGGAGGTGCGTTTCGATAAGGAGAGCAAGGCGTTCGCTGTGGGCTTGGCCCTGCGGAACCTGGGCCGCtttgaccagctggggaagagcAACGCCTCGTGGTGCATCCACCTGAACAACTGGCTGCACCAGAGCCTCACAGCCAAGCACAACAACAAGGCCCGCACCCTGGACTGTCCCATCCCGGACCGCATAGGGGTCTACTGCAACTACGAGGAGG GTGCACTGTCCTTCTACAACGCCAGAACCAAGACGCTGATGCACACCTTTAGAACCAAGTTCACTCAGCCTGTCATACCAGCCTTCTCG GTGTGGAATGGGAGTTTCTCGGTGCAGACGGGTCTGCAGGTGCCCAGTGTGGTGCAGAGTGGCCAGAGGAAGAACAGTGGTACCAGCAGCTCCAACGCCAGCCTCACCTAG